In a genomic window of Chrysemys picta bellii isolate R12L10 chromosome 1, ASM1138683v2, whole genome shotgun sequence:
- the LOC135981237 gene encoding uncharacterized protein LOC135981237 gives MQSSPAVMAVQSGNRKRAPAWTDREVLDLIAVWGDESVLSELRSKRRNAKIYEKISKDMAERGYSRDATQCRVKIKELRQGYQKTKEANGRSGSHPQTSRFYEALHSILGAAATTTPPVTVDSEDGILSTAGSSDMLGDGEDEEGDEEGEAVGSSHNADFPDSQDLFITLTEIPYEASPAITPDTESGEGSATPSATVSQPSLESHSQRLARIRRRKKRTREDMFSELMASSQAQAAQQTQWRENLTRMHQANMDREERWRQEDQQATQTLLGLLREQTDTLRRLVDVLQERRQEDRAPLQSISNRPPPPPSPIPTSPKVQRRRGGRVPANSHSTPAESSSSRRLSFPKI, from the exons atgcagagctctccagcagtgatggccgtgcagtctgggaatagaaagagagccccagcatggactgatcgtgaagtcttggatctcatcgctgtgtggggcgatgagtccgtgctttccgagctgcgatccaaaagaaggaatgcaaagatctacgagaagatctctaaagacatggcagagagaggatacagccgggatgcaacgcagtgccgcgtgaaaatcaaggagctgagacaaggctaccagaagaccaaagaggcaaacggacgctccggatcccatccccagacatcccgtttctacgaggcactgcattccatcctcggtgctgccgccaccactaccccaccagtgaccgtggactctgaggatgggatactgtccacggccggttcctcagacatgttaggggacggggaagatgaggaaggagatgaggagggcgaggcagttggcagctctcacaacgctgatttccccgacagccaggatctcttcatcacccttacagagatcccctacgaagcgtccccagccattaccccggacacagaatctggtgaaggatcagcca ccccgtctgcgactgtctcacaacctagcctggaatcacactcccagaggctagcgcggattaggcgtaggaagaagaggacacgggaggacatgttctctgagcttatggcctcttcccaagcccaggcagcacagcagacccagtggcgggagaacttgacccgaatgcaccaagccaacatggatcgggaggagaggtggcggcaggaagaccagcaggcgactcaaacgctgcttggactactgagggagcaaacggacacgctccggcgccttgtggatgttctgcaggaacggaggcaggaggacagagccccgctgcagtccatctctaaccgccctcccccgccaccaagtcccatacccacctcacccaaagtgcaaagaaggagaggcggcagagtccctgctaactctcactccacccctgcagagagctctagtagcagaaggctctcatttcccaaaatttga